One genomic window of Anaeromicrobium sediminis includes the following:
- a CDS encoding helix-turn-helix transcriptional regulator produces MKIKLTSKIKERRMEPHLNQKQLAGSTGFTSSYLSNLERSINLPSIEVCFILAKTVNCSVENYGHVVIQYK; encoded by the coding sequence ATGAAGATTAAACTAACTTCTAAAATTAAAGAAAGAAGAATGGAACCTCATCTTAATCAAAAGCAATTAGCTGGATCAACTGGATTCACTTCTAGCTATTTGAGTAATCTTGAAAGAAGTATAAATCTTCCTTCTATAGAGGTGTGCTTTATATTAGCTAAAACTGTCAATTGCTCAGTTGAAAATTATGGACATGTAGTCATACAATACAAATAA
- a CDS encoding DUF4359 domain-containing protein, with product MLETGYVALFGEKLLNESTKTDNYILFTVYNIKLHDNKEIKVVGLFNNFISIGNYDTAEKEHGK from the coding sequence ATTTTAGAAACAGGATATGTAGCTCTATTTGGAGAAAAACTTCTTAATGAATCAACTAAAACTGATAATTACATATTGTTCACAGTATATAATATAAAGCTACATGACAATAAAGAAATAAAAGTTGTTGGTTTATTCAATAACTTTATATCAATAGGTAACTATGATACTGCAGAAAAAGAACATGGGAAATAA
- a CDS encoding DUF2939 domain-containing protein, translating into MKNIGIEKKINKKLIIALIGLIVVGTIVAYMYWVRTPQYSLNQIKKAVQQHDLITFEKYVDIDSLVTRFIDQAIAKEMHNSTDGTAKLAAGLVEMIKPKIVESSKNQIKAYIEKGDFEETKENDTGISVKHFYKGVEFRSIDKIKKSGNIDLVALKIYNKRFEEELILEVKMRKLDSYWQVVELNNIGSLMDKIEELENEKLAELNKPIIEEMKNAVSYENIEIRKIEGDDWGFSKEVHFPVTIKCLTDKNIAGLGATIIVKNKQGKVILEMPVRSTRSTYKDKVSVVKWDKEINPFIEEDEILYNTSASELDVSIYTDYLVYEDGTEVKLLKELP; encoded by the coding sequence ATGAAGAATATAGGAATCGAGAAAAAAATCAACAAGAAACTAATAATTGCTTTGATAGGTCTCATTGTAGTTGGGACAATTGTTGCTTATATGTACTGGGTTAGAACACCTCAGTATTCTCTAAATCAAATTAAGAAAGCTGTACAGCAGCATGATTTAATTACTTTTGAGAAGTATGTTGATATAGACAGTTTAGTTACACGTTTTATTGACCAAGCTATAGCAAAAGAAATGCACAACTCTACTGATGGTACTGCAAAATTAGCAGCTGGCTTGGTTGAAATGATTAAGCCAAAAATTGTGGAAAGCAGTAAAAATCAGATAAAGGCATATATTGAGAAAGGAGATTTTGAAGAAACAAAAGAAAACGATACAGGAATTTCTGTTAAACACTTTTATAAAGGCGTTGAGTTTAGAAGTATAGACAAGATTAAAAAAAGTGGAAATATTGATCTAGTAGCCTTAAAGATTTATAATAAACGGTTTGAAGAAGAGTTGATTTTGGAAGTTAAAATGCGTAAACTTGATAGCTATTGGCAAGTAGTTGAACTTAACAATATTGGAAGTTTGATGGATAAAATTGAAGAATTAGAAAATGAGAAGCTTGCTGAATTGAATAAGCCTATTATTGAAGAAATGAAAAATGCTGTTTCTTATGAGAACATAGAAATTCGAAAAATAGAAGGTGATGATTGGGGTTTTAGCAAAGAAGTGCATTTTCCTGTTACAATTAAATGTTTAACTGATAAAAACATTGCAGGGTTAGGTGCGACTATTATTGTTAAGAATAAGCAAGGTAAAGTTATATTAGAAATGCCAGTTAGGTCAACTAGGAGTACATATAAAGATAAAGTTAGTGTTGTTAAATGGGATAAAGAGATCAATCCATTTATAGAAGAAGATGAAATCTTATACAATACGTCTGCTTCTGAATTGGACGTTTCAATATATACTGATTATCTTGTATACGAAGATGGCACGGAAGTTAAATTATTAAAAGAACTTCCCTAG
- a CDS encoding site-specific integrase — protein MQMTDFEFQIDNFMMYCTSKNLSPKTMKSYEQTLKLFAKYLQDNFSIEDVERVTTGHIRQYVGYLQDRENIQY, from the coding sequence ATGCAAATGACAGATTTTGAGTTTCAAATTGACAACTTTATGATGTATTGTACGAGCAAAAATTTATCACCGAAGACTATGAAGTCATATGAGCAGACATTAAAATTATTTGCTAAATATCTACAAGATAATTTTTCAATTGAAGATGTTGAAAGGGTAACAACAGGGCATATAAGACAATATGTAGGTTATTTACAAGACAGAGAAAATATACAGTACTAA
- a CDS encoding tyrosine-type recombinase/integrase: MFDEREVRKNPVERIAYLKAERKMKDTIKQEDFKLLPKAFDTTKFHGYRDYIITKLLLDTGMRVGECLALLVENVDMKQKTILLTHSVKGNKERYVYFSFKMGDELRRWIQYKDRNKETDLLFPSSRGNMMKIHLFEKNLRETARRVGLKVHPHQLRNNFAKHY; the protein is encoded by the coding sequence TTGTTTGATGAAAGAGAAGTTAGAAAAAATCCAGTTGAAAGAATTGCATACTTAAAAGCAGAAAGAAAAATGAAGGATACAATAAAACAGGAAGATTTTAAGTTGTTACCTAAAGCATTTGACACAACAAAATTTCACGGTTACAGGGATTATATTATTACGAAATTGTTGTTAGATACAGGGATGAGAGTAGGAGAATGTTTAGCACTATTAGTTGAAAATGTAGATATGAAGCAGAAAACTATATTACTCACCCATAGTGTTAAAGGAAATAAAGAAAGGTATGTATATTTTTCCTTTAAGATGGGAGATGAGCTGAGAAGATGGATACAGTATAAAGACAGAAATAAGGAAACAGATCTGCTGTTTCCTTCATCTAGAGGAAATATGATGAAGATACATCTATTTGAGAAGAATTTGAGAGAAACAGCCAGAAGAGTAGGACTAAAAGTACATCCACATCAGTTGAGAAATAATTTTGCTAAACATTACTAA
- a CDS encoding spore coat protein, translating into MYTNFPYRISEKKLTSNITYIVDFKRRDVNGDKIKDNIYLLAKTPYGLDFPYANDITLVIQNGVNNMCTWIPLKENAGYMPKLYLQDYTGNGTDDILVSIFTGGSGGNYYYYVYSYYNNKPKKIFDFEEFNNRYKYDVIYKDNYKVEVINLSTNIGYIIDISIEDPIYLKKIYDEKGKLKNPVSGDVHDLSGLDPISVDGDEIYELIALQRISGKYLSDTLGYVRTVLKWNGVQFEPVEQTIQREITIKGSKAN; encoded by the coding sequence ATGTATACTAACTTTCCTTATAGAATAAGTGAAAAGAAGTTAACTTCTAATATAACATATATAGTAGATTTTAAACGCAGGGATGTAAATGGTGATAAAATAAAAGATAATATATACTTACTTGCTAAAACTCCATATGGCTTAGACTTTCCATATGCTAATGATATAACCTTGGTAATACAAAATGGTGTAAATAATATGTGCACTTGGATTCCTCTAAAAGAGAATGCAGGGTATATGCCTAAGCTATATTTACAAGATTATACAGGAAATGGAACTGATGATATTTTAGTTAGTATATTTACTGGAGGAAGCGGTGGAAACTATTACTACTATGTATATTCTTATTATAATAACAAACCTAAGAAGATATTTGATTTTGAGGAATTTAACAATAGGTACAAATATGATGTTATATACAAAGATAATTACAAAGTAGAAGTAATAAATTTAAGTACAAATATAGGATATATAATAGATATTAGCATAGAAGATCCTATATATTTGAAAAAAATATATGATGAAAAGGGTAAACTTAAAAATCCTGTTAGCGGAGATGTCCATGATTTAAGTGGTTTGGATCCTATATCGGTTGATGGAGACGAGATATATGAGTTAATAGCATTACAAAGGATTTCAGGCAAATATCTTAGTGATACACTAGGATATGTACGAACAGTATTAAAATGGAATGGAGTTCAGTTTGAACCAGTTGAGCAAACTATACAGAGGGAAATTACAATAAAAGGTAGTAAAGCTAACTAA
- a CDS encoding stalk domain-containing protein, with product MKKVFLLTLVCIFVLGGLAYAEGNELSVYVNNEKVNFPNAKSFINDDLRTLVPLRFVPESLGATVGWNSERNAVLITTETSNEEVKKETIADKELTGNPILDMLIANAEGVEKALVDNVATYGIASYASGTKSKIVIRTGDWVLSDDYDIEISIEDYQKSTSYVYWDILNEIFPTEAEQVWNDTDTKATPQTDVRGVADGKQYKVVNYTNTISVYVKESK from the coding sequence ATGAAAAAGGTATTTTTGTTAACTTTGGTATGTATATTTGTTCTAGGAGGTTTAGCTTATGCAGAAGGGAATGAACTTTCCGTATATGTAAATAACGAGAAGGTTAATTTTCCAAATGCTAAGTCATTCATTAATGATGATTTAAGAACATTAGTACCACTTAGATTTGTTCCTGAAAGTTTGGGGGCTACTGTAGGTTGGAATAGTGAAAGAAATGCTGTATTAATTACTACTGAGACTTCTAATGAAGAAGTTAAAAAAGAAACTATAGCAGATAAAGAACTAACAGGAAATCCAATATTAGATATGCTTATTGCTAATGCTGAAGGAGTAGAAAAGGCTCTTGTTGACAATGTTGCCACTTATGGAATTGCAAGTTACGCATCAGGAACTAAATCAAAAATAGTCATACGTACAGGAGATTGGGTCCTTTCAGATGATTACGATATTGAAATCTCAATCGAAGATTACCAGAAAAGTACTTCTTATGTTTATTGGGATATATTAAATGAAATTTTCCCAACAGAAGCAGAACAGGTTTGGAATGACACCGATACAAAAGCAACACCTCAAACTGATGTAAGAGGTGTTGCGGATGGAAAACAATATAAGGTAGTTAACTATACAAACACGATTAGTGTTTATGTTAAGGAAAGTAAATAA
- a CDS encoding MBL fold metallo-hydrolase yields the protein MKIKLSILLSIFIILWLCIPSFALESTTQPLPQVKVYFIDVGQADSIYIQAPKNYNILIDAGNNDDGQLVVNYFKN from the coding sequence ATGAAAATAAAATTATCAATTTTATTAAGTATTTTTATAATACTATGGCTATGTATACCATCATTTGCATTAGAAAGCACAACACAACCATTACCACAAGTAAAAGTATATTTTATAGATGTAGGGCAAGCTGATTCTATTTATATTCAAGCACCAAAAAACTATAACATATTAATAGATGCAGGGAATAACGATGATGGTCAATTAGTGGTAAACTATTTTAAAAATTAA
- a CDS encoding ComEC/Rec2 family competence protein, producing MELMIATHPHEDHIGGLDNILNAFSVEQIIDSRDIHTSKTYTEYINAVAIEKKNGAKCFLDTDATFDLANGINFKVIELGDGYKNTNNNSVVAMLDYNNAEILFTGDLESDVEIPNLAKFTDIELFKVGHPGSRTATSQEFYTKRF from the coding sequence ATAGAGCTTATGATAGCTACGCATCCACATGAAGATCATATAGGTGGATTAGATAATATATTAAATGCTTTTTCAGTGGAACAGATCATTGATAGTAGGGATATACATACTTCGAAAACATATACAGAGTATATAAATGCAGTAGCAATAGAAAAGAAAAATGGAGCTAAGTGTTTTTTAGATACGGATGCAACATTTGATTTAGCCAATGGAATTAATTTTAAAGTCATTGAATTAGGAGACGGTTACAAAAATACTAACAATAATAGTGTCGTGGCTATGTTAGATTACAATAATGCAGAAATACTATTTACAGGGGACTTAGAATCAGATGTAGAGATTCCTAATTTAGCAAAATTCACAGACATAGAATTATTTAAGGTAGGTCATCCTGGAAGTAGAACAGCTACTAGTCAAGAATTCTACACCAAGAGATTTTAA
- a CDS encoding Ada metal-binding domain-containing protein yields the protein MNGNTNTTTNNVEKPSNTNVVNKIESTYVGSDKSNKYHYPDCRWAKKIKPENLLEFNGKSDAEGKGYVPCGTCNP from the coding sequence GTGAATGGTAACACAAATACAACTACTAATAATGTAGAAAAACCTAGCAACACGAATGTAGTTAATAAAATAGAAAGTACATATGTAGGAAGTGATAAAAGTAACAAATATCATTATCCAGATTGCAGATGGGCTAAGAAAATTAAGCCTGAGAACCTACTTGAATTTAACGGTAAAAGTGATGCAGAAGGAAAAGGATATGTTCCGTGTGGAACTTGTAATCCTTAA
- a CDS encoding 3'-5' exonuclease, with amino-acid sequence MNYIVADCEWNYMHRMKGFWPNKKMPNEIIEIGATKINSDTLQIVDTFRTYVKPKLYSRLNPQVTKLSNITKADLEYGVGFLRALELFKKWMGSDVTFCVWGTNDIIEIKRNVSFHDPQVKLDFVEKYVDVQKLFQLCIIPSEKNSISLVGASELLDIFEEGNIHNALIDAKITARILIQLIKNKNIKDIKQYVEDASQLTRIKKVDVKRHFNEINKRKLNITCPICGKFARKTSGIKIKKNVCTIFGKCDKCGIQIKHKTKIVYDKNRNFVYKTTNKIYEKSE; translated from the coding sequence ATGAATTATATAGTTGCAGATTGTGAATGGAACTATATGCACAGAATGAAAGGCTTTTGGCCAAATAAAAAAATGCCAAATGAAATTATTGAAATAGGAGCAACTAAAATTAATTCTGATACATTGCAAATAGTTGATACATTTAGGACATATGTGAAACCTAAGTTATACAGCAGATTAAATCCACAAGTAACTAAACTAAGCAATATTACAAAAGCAGATTTAGAGTATGGAGTTGGTTTTTTAAGAGCTTTAGAATTATTTAAAAAGTGGATGGGTTCAGATGTTACCTTTTGTGTATGGGGAACGAATGACATAATTGAAATTAAAAGAAATGTATCATTTCATGATCCGCAAGTTAAATTGGATTTTGTAGAAAAATATGTAGATGTTCAGAAATTGTTTCAACTTTGTATAATTCCCAGTGAAAAAAATTCTATAAGTCTTGTAGGTGCGTCTGAATTATTAGATATATTCGAAGAAGGTAATATTCATAATGCACTAATAGATGCTAAGATTACAGCAAGGATTTTAATCCAGCTAATTAAAAATAAAAATATTAAAGATATTAAACAATATGTTGAGGATGCTTCACAATTAACACGCATTAAAAAAGTAGATGTTAAGAGGCACTTTAATGAAATAAATAAACGGAAACTAAATATAACTTGTCCTATATGCGGAAAATTTGCAAGGAAGACTAGTGGAATTAAGATCAAGAAGAACGTATGTACAATTTTTGGAAAATGTGATAAATGTGGAATTCAAATAAAACATAAAACAAAAATTGTGTATGATAAAAATAGAAATTTTGTATATAAGACAACAAATAAAATATATGAAAAGAGTGAATAA
- a CDS encoding right-handed parallel beta-helix repeat-containing protein has translation MPIIIVPSPGINSIQDAVNIAQPSDVIQVQNGVYNESVTVNTSDISIVAIGNNVVLDGVIMTGTGFFIQADNVEIRGFKIKMYSVGINLSFSNENTITMNIITDNQDIGILSAFGNKNNITNNIVRNNSTGILGIQEILGVTITNNTIRNNRNNGILIRGSNNTITNNEIRNNANNGILMRGTNNTITNNTIRNNANDAILFFGLGGTITKNTIRNNGNRGILINSISSTITNNIIRNNKGCGIAMFSSSNIIDNNKINTNEGDGIFVFFLSDQNNITRNEITNNGDDGIQINSNNNNIRENTVKTNADLDIVDSGTGNNFVDNDCANSQPPTICSSC, from the coding sequence ATGCCAATAATTATAGTACCTTCTCCTGGAATTAATTCCATCCAAGATGCAGTCAACATTGCTCAACCAAGTGATGTAATTCAGGTTCAAAATGGTGTTTATAATGAAAGCGTAACTGTTAATACCAGTGATATTAGTATTGTAGCCATTGGCAATAATGTTGTCCTTGATGGTGTAATTATGACAGGTACAGGATTTTTCATTCAGGCTGACAATGTAGAAATCAGGGGTTTTAAAATCAAGATGTATTCTGTGGGAATTAACCTTTCCTTTTCAAACGAAAACACTATCACTATGAACATAATAACAGATAATCAAGATATTGGAATTCTCAGTGCCTTTGGAAATAAAAATAATATCACTAATAACATAGTAAGAAACAACAGTACTGGTATTTTGGGCATACAGGAAATACTTGGCGTGACCATCACTAACAACACAATAAGAAATAATAGAAATAATGGCATTTTAATACGAGGATCTAACAACACTATCACTAATAACGAAATAAGAAATAATGCAAATAATGGCATTTTAATGAGAGGAACTAACAATACTATTACTAACAACACAATAAGAAATAATGCAAATGATGCCATTCTTTTTTTTGGTTTGGGCGGAACTATAACTAAAAATACAATAAGAAATAACGGAAATAGAGGAATTTTAATTAATTCTATAAGTAGTACTATCACTAACAACATAATAAGAAATAATAAAGGTTGTGGGATAGCGATGTTCTCAAGTAGCAATATTATTGATAATAATAAAATCAATACCAATGAAGGGGATGGTATTTTCGTCTTTTTCTTATCAGACCAAAACAATATTACTAGAAACGAGATAACAAACAATGGAGATGATGGAATTCAAATCAATAGTAACAATAACAATATCAGAGAAAACACTGTGAAAACCAATGCAGACTTAGATATTGTAGATAGTGGTACAGGCAACAATTTTGTAGATAATGACTGTGCTAATAGCCAGCCACCAACCATCTGTAGTAGTTGTTAG
- a CDS encoding nucleotidyltransferase domain-containing protein → MDIKEIEQEVKSKKYNFLRENEHLGKNIILLTLGGSYSYGTNVESSDLDIRGVALNKPQELLGMSNFEQFENRETDTTVYSFKKMVNLLLNSNPNIVEMFGCKEDHYLVLTDIGKLLKDNIDLFISQKAINSFGGYANQQLRRLQNALARDNYPQSEKEQHILNSINNQMTHIERVYEDKHGIKLYIDKSSKEDYENEIFMDISTKHYPLRDFKCIYSEMNNVVKEYSKLNHRNRKKDDLHLNKHAMHLIRLYLMAIEILEGQGINTYRENDRKLLLEIRNGKYMKEDGSYRSEFFEWVDELDKKLKYAKKNTSLPKTPNMKKVEEFVIAVNRKAIVNDK, encoded by the coding sequence ATGGATATTAAAGAAATAGAACAGGAAGTTAAAAGTAAAAAATACAATTTTCTAAGAGAAAATGAGCATTTGGGTAAAAATATAATTCTATTAACATTAGGCGGAAGTTATTCCTATGGTACAAATGTAGAAAGTAGTGATTTAGATATCAGAGGGGTTGCATTAAATAAGCCACAGGAATTATTAGGTATGAGTAATTTTGAGCAATTTGAGAATAGAGAAACTGACACGACAGTTTATTCATTTAAGAAAATGGTAAATCTTTTACTTAATAGTAACCCTAATATAGTTGAAATGTTTGGCTGCAAAGAAGATCATTATTTAGTCCTAACAGATATAGGTAAGTTATTAAAAGACAATATTGATTTATTTATATCTCAAAAGGCAATCAATAGTTTTGGTGGCTATGCAAATCAACAATTAAGAAGATTGCAAAATGCATTAGCAAGAGACAATTATCCGCAATCAGAAAAAGAGCAGCATATATTGAATAGTATAAATAATCAAATGACCCACATTGAGAGGGTTTATGAGGATAAACATGGAATCAAATTATATATTGATAAATCCAGTAAAGAAGATTATGAAAATGAAATTTTTATGGATATAAGTACAAAGCACTATCCACTTAGAGATTTTAAGTGTATTTATTCAGAAATGAACAATGTGGTGAAAGAATATAGTAAATTAAATCATAGAAATAGGAAGAAAGATGACTTACATCTTAATAAACATGCTATGCATCTAATAAGATTGTATTTGATGGCAATTGAAATACTAGAAGGGCAAGGAATTAATACTTATAGAGAAAATGATAGAAAATTACTATTAGAAATAAGAAACGGAAAGTATATGAAAGAAGATGGAAGTTACAGATCAGAATTTTTTGAATGGGTTGATGAATTGGATAAAAAATTAAAATATGCCAAAAAAAATACTTCATTACCAAAAACCCCGAATATGAAGAAAGTAGAAGAATTCGTAATAGCGGTTAACAGAAAGGCGATAGTGAATGATAAATAA
- a CDS encoding CCA tRNA nucleotidyltransferase, protein MINKAKEIMKTLIDNGYEAYLVGGCVRDSILGVTPKDYDIATNAVPSIIKKLFKKTIPTGEKYGTITVMLDEELFEVTTYRLESEYIDERRPNVVKFAKTLREDLERRDFTINSMAMDIEENIIDHFNGQQDLMHGIISCVGSAYDRLAEDKLRILRAFRFASRYDFEIHRDIFYAIEEDNDISNLSKERIREEFNKIILSKKPSTWISRLFETGLLKQIIPELCVCYNFHQHNPHHSKNVFDHILTVVDSIQPKLELRLAALFHDIGKPQTFSIDNGIGHFFGHSKESARICEEVMTELKYSNKEIGHVRELVYWHMNKCDTNKPRSIKKFIRGIGEDRLEDLYKLKIADLQGSNAFYEDFREIFKIKFACEKVLFEKQPLSIRDLKINGNDLINAGIEQGKQIGIILNKLLESVLDDPEMNKRDILLEEVGKMVRE, encoded by the coding sequence ATGATAAATAAGGCTAAAGAAATAATGAAAACTTTAATAGATAATGGCTATGAGGCATACTTGGTAGGTGGCTGCGTTAGAGATTCAATTCTTGGTGTAACTCCCAAAGATTATGATATAGCTACAAATGCAGTTCCAAGCATTATAAAGAAATTATTTAAAAAAACAATACCTACAGGAGAGAAATATGGAACTATTACAGTTATGTTGGATGAAGAACTTTTTGAAGTGACAACTTATAGATTGGAATCTGAATATATAGACGAAAGAAGGCCTAATGTCGTAAAATTTGCCAAAACTTTGAGAGAGGATTTAGAGCGTAGAGATTTTACCATTAATTCTATGGCTATGGACATAGAAGAAAATATAATTGATCATTTTAATGGACAGCAAGATTTGATGCATGGAATTATATCTTGTGTAGGAAGCGCTTACGATAGACTAGCAGAAGACAAATTAAGAATATTGCGTGCCTTTAGATTTGCAAGTAGGTATGATTTTGAAATACATAGGGATATTTTTTATGCTATTGAAGAAGATAATGATATTTCAAATTTAAGTAAAGAAAGAATACGAGAAGAATTTAATAAAATAATATTGTCAAAAAAACCTAGTACTTGGATTAGTAGGTTATTTGAAACTGGCCTTCTTAAACAAATAATTCCAGAACTATGTGTTTGTTATAATTTCCATCAGCACAACCCACACCATAGTAAAAATGTATTTGATCATATTCTTACAGTTGTAGACAGTATACAACCAAAATTGGAATTAAGATTGGCAGCATTATTTCACGATATAGGAAAGCCACAAACCTTTTCCATTGATAATGGTATAGGACACTTTTTTGGCCATTCAAAAGAGTCTGCTAGAATATGCGAAGAAGTAATGACGGAATTAAAATATAGTAATAAAGAGATAGGGCATGTAAGAGAATTGGTATATTGGCATATGAACAAATGTGATACAAATAAGCCAAGATCGATTAAAAAATTTATAAGGGGCATAGGGGAAGATAGACTGGAAGACTTATATAAGCTAAAAATTGCTGATTTACAAGGTAGTAATGCTTTTTATGAAGATTTTAGAGAGATATTTAAAATTAAATTTGCTTGTGAGAAGGTCTTATTTGAGAAACAACCCTTAAGTATAAGAGATTTAAAGATAAATGGTAATGATTTAATAAATGCTGGAATAGAACAAGGAAAACAAATAGGTATTATTTTAAATAAGTTATTGGAATCCGTATTAGACGATCCTGAAATGAATAAAAGGGACATATTATTAGAAGAAGTGGGAAAAATGGTTCGGGAATGA